In Catenulispora sp. EB89, the DNA window TGGTGACCGAGGGCCGGCGAACTGTGCCGGCCGATCTGTGCCCGCCGATCTGTGCCCGCCGATCTGTGCCCGCCGATCTGCGGCCCCTGCCGGTGCGGGGCTGACTTGCTGCCCTGCGGCGGCCGCGTTGCCGTGATCGAGGCCGCAGGCGGGAGCGCTGACCGGGGGCCACAGCACAGGAGATCGCTCGACCGGCGGCCAGCCTCAGGGACCTGTGCTCGCGCTACCCCGAACCTGTCAAAGCCCTGGCTGGTTTTCGGTTCGTTCCCCTCGGTCGCGTCGGCAGGGCTTGTCCTACAGTGCCGGTTCCCGGGAGTCAAGTCCGCGCCGTACCCGACCGCCCCCGGCCCACCAGACCGCAGCGCGTGGACTTTACTCCCGGGGTTCGGCGCTGTACCCGTAGGGCTGACGACGCGACCGAGGGGAACGAACCGCACCACCCCACCAGCCGCCACCGCCCCGCCCGACCCGGCCACCCAGGGACCCGCGCCAGTTCCCCGAGGGAGCCGAGGCCCCCGCCGGAGGCGCCGGCCCTTCACCACGCTTGTGGCCTGTGGCCTGTGGCCCGTGGCCTGTGGTTTTGGTTGTGGGTTGCGACCTTCCCCCGTCACCGACCGCAGCCAACGAGGCCCCACCGGTGCCGGGGGCGTGAACACCACCACCGCCACCCAACCACCCGACCCGCCACCACCGCACCCCGAACCAGCCACACCCACGCGAAGCCGTAAAAAAGCCTGTAAACCCACACCCAAACCGCAACCAGGCCGCCCAGCCAACCGCAGCTCACCCCCGCCGCACCCGCCCCCGCACCCCCCAGCCCCCTCTACCCCTCTACCCCTCTACTCCTCCCCCAGCCGCCCCGAGTCGAACACCGTCCGTCCCCGCACCACCGTCCGTGCCGCGGTCGGCAGCGGCCGTCCCGGCGTCAGGTCCGGCAGCCCCGGCACGCCCGAGCGCGGGTCCGTGGACCAGGCCGACAGGCGCTCGTCCGCGGCCTGCACGACCACGTCCTCCGGCGCCACGTCCCATACCGCGTACGTCGCCGGCTCGCCGACCCGCAGCACGCCGGTCGCCGTGGCGCGCGAGCCCAGCGCGCGCCAGCCGCCGCGGGTGTGCGCCGCGAACGCCGCGCGCACCGAGATGCGCTGTTCCGGGGTCTGGTGGAACGCCGCCGCGCGCACCGTGCCCCACGGGTCCAGCGGCGTCACCGGCGCGTCGGAGCCGAACGCCAGGGGCACGCCGGCCTTCTGCAGCTCCGCAAAGGGGTTCATCGCGCGGGCGCGCTCGGCGCCCAGCCGCTCCACATACATACCGTCGGCGCCGCCCCAGGCCGCGTCGAACGCCGGCTGCACGCTGGCCACGATTCCGAAGTCCAGCAGCCGCTGGATGCCGCCGGCCGGGATCATCTCGGCGTGCTCCACGCGGTGCCCGATCCGGTAGAGCGCGTCGCGCCCGACCTTCGCCGCCGCCGCGTCGAAGCCGTCCAGCAGGGTCGCCATCGCCGCGTCGCCGATCACGTGGAAACCGGCCTGCGTCCCGGCCTGCGTGCACTCCACCACGTGCGCGGCCACCTGCTCAGCGCTCGCATACGAGGCGCCGAGCGTGTCCTTGTCCGCGTAGGCGTGGCTCAGGCACGCGGTGTGCGAGCCGATCGCGCCGTCCAGGAACAGGTCGCCGCCGGCCCCGACCGCGCCGAGGAACGAGGCCTTCTGCACCGCGCCGAACTCGCCCCAGTACCCGAACACCTCGGGGCCGCGCAGCTCCAGCCCCGCTGCCAGCGCCTGCAGGAAGTCCGCCTCGCCGCTGATGTCCGGGCCGCCGCACTCGTGCACCGCGCCGATGCCCAGCTCCGCGGCCCGCCGCAGCGCCGCCGACTGGTACGCGCCGCGCTCCGCGGCGTCCATCAGGTCGAACGCGGCCTTGCGCACCAGATGGTGCGCCTGCTGCCGCAGCTGCGCCGACCCGTCGAAACCGACCGCGCCGCGCGCCTGCGGCACCGCGGCGAGCAGGGCCGAGGACGCCAGTGCGCTGTGCACGTCGACGCGCGAGAGGTAGGCCGGCCGGCCGTCGACCGCACGATCCAGTTCCTCCAGCGTCGGCGCGCGCCGCTCGGGCCATTTCGAGTCGTCCCAGCCCTGGCCGCGCAGCATCGCGCCGGCCGGGAGGCTTCGGGCGAAGGCGGCGATGCGGTCCAGCGCGTCGGCCAGCGACTCCGCGCCGTGCAGGTCGAGGCTGAGCAGGTTCAGGCCGGTGGAGGTCAGGTGCACGTGGGCGTCCACGAACGCCGGGGTCACCAGCGCGCCGCGCAGCTCGACGATCTCGTCGACGGAGCTGGCGTGCGCGACGTCGGCGGCGCTGTCCGAGCCGAGCCAGGCCACCGCGCCGTCCTCGACCAGCATCGCCGTCGCGAAGGGCTCCTCCGGCGAGTGGATGACGCCGCCGCGCAGCAGCACGCGCGCCGGGAGCGGACGGTCGGGGTCGGGCAGGGCGGTGTTCGTCATGCGGAACAGTGTCTCGTATGCCCGGGCGGGGCCCGGACCAGCCCTCGCCCTGGCGATCAGCTCACGCTGAACGATCAGCTCACGCTGACGGACCGCCCCGGGCTCAGGCCGGCGTCGTCCCGCGCGTCCGCGCCTCGAACGGCGTCGAGAGCACGACCGTGGTCCGCGTGGAGACCTCGGCGGCGGTCCGGATCCGGGACAGCAGCGACTCCAGCTGCCCGGGCGTCCCGACCCGCACCTTCAGGATGTAGTTCTCGTCCCCGGCCACGCTGTAGCAGTCCTCGACCTCTTCCAGGCCCTTGAGCCGGTCCGGCACGTCGTCCGGCGCCGCCGGATCGATCGGCTTCACGGAGATGAACGCCGTCAGGCTCAGCCCCAGCGCCTCGGGGTCCACCACGGCCCGGAACCCCCGCAGCACCCCGCGCTCCTCCAGCTTCTGCACCCGCTGGTGCACCGCCGAGGTCGACAGCCCGATCAGTTTGCCGAGGTCGGTGTAACTCATCCGGCCGTCGGCGACCAGGGCCGCCACGATGTGCTTGTCGATATCGTCCACGCGCTTACCGTAAATCCTGCGGCACCCGGCCGCCTACACGGCATACCCTGCGGATCGTGGCCGATCCGAAGATGCCCCCACCCGTCTCCCGACCACCGCCCCCACGGAGGCGCTGCGCGCCCCCAGCCTTGACCGAAACCGACACCGATACCGGCCTGGTGGGGCGTCTGCTGGCGGAACAGTTCCCGCAGTGGGCCGATCTGGCGATCCGGCGCGTGGAGTCCACCGGCACGGACAACGCGATGTTCCGCCTCGGAGGAGAGCTGTGCGTGCGGCTGCCGCGCATCGACGGCGCCGTGGACTCGCTGCGGCGCGAGCAACGGTGGCTGCCGCGGCTCGCGGCGCGGGTGCCGCTGGCCGTGCCGGTGGCGCTCGCGGTCGGGGAGCTCGGCGACCCGGCCGTGGACCTGCTGCCGGCGTGGAACCTGTTCGAGGGCGAGGCGCGGGCCGCGTTCCGTGCGGCGCTCGGCGTGGACGACGACACCTGGGAGCGCGGGCGCGGCTGGGCCCTGTCGATCGCGCTCGTGGCGCTGCCGTACTACACGCGGCTGGGCACCAACCCGCGGATCGTCGCAGACTCCTGGCACGACATCGACGCGTTGCTGAAAGACGCTTGAGCCCCCAGCAACTTGAGTCTCCATCTACTGGAGCCCCGAAGGTAGGCGCATGAGCGCGGACGACACCCTCTACACCATCGGCGACCTGGCCCGGCGCACCGGACTCCCGGTGAAGACGATCCGGTTCTACGCCGATGCGGGCGTCGTCCCGGAGACCGGCCGCACCCCGGCCGGCTACCGCGTCTACGACGTCGGCGCCGTCGCTCGCCTGGATCTGGTGCGGACGCTGCGCGAGCTCGGCGTCGACCTGCCGACCGTGCGGCGCGTGCTGGCGCGGGAGGCGACCTTGGCCGAGGTCGCCGCCGCGCACGCCGAGGCGTTGGACGTGCAGATCCGGACGCTGCGGCTGCGACGTGCGGTGCTGGGCGCGGTGGCAGCGCGGGGTGCTTCACACCAGGAGATGGATCTGATGCACAGAATCGCCCGCATGTCCGACGCCGACCGCAAGCGCATGATCGAGGACTTCGTCGACAGCTGCTTCGGCGGCGTCGACGCCAATCCCGAGCTGGTCGAGCTGGTGCGCGCGGCCACTCCGGACCTGCCCGACGACGCCACGCCGGAGCAGGTCGAGGCGTGGATCGAGCTGGCCGAGCTGACGCAGGACCCGGATTTCCGGGCGAGCGTGCGGCGGATGGCCGAGTATCAGGCCGCTGAGCGCGCCGCGGGCGACACCACCGGCCTGCACGAGGGGCTGACGGCGCTGGTGCGCGAGCGCATCGGCCGGGCCGTGGCCGACGGGATCGGGCCGGAGTCGCCGGCCGCGGATCCGGTCATCGCCGAGCTCGCCGCGCAGTACGCCGCCACCTTCGGCAAACCCGACGACCCGGCGCTGCGCGAGTGGTTGTGGCGCCGGCTGGAGGTCGCCGCCGACCCGCGTGTTGAGCGGTACTGGAGGCTGCTGGCGGCCGTCAACCGGTGGCCGGAGCCGGAGGCGCTGGGGCCGGTGTTCGACTGGTTCCTGCGGGCTCTGCGGGCGCGGATGGGGCGCTTCGGGGAGTAGTCGCTCCTTTCAGACTTTCAGGAGCGGCAGCTTTCAGAAGCGGCAGGTTTTCAGGACGCGGCGGGGCGGCGGTCGTCGGGATCACCGCCCCGCTCCGGCTCACCGCTCTGCTCCGCGTCCCCGTCCCGCACCGTCCGCAGCCACCGCCCCAGCACGTCGAAGTCCACCCCGGTCAGCCCGAGCAGCGACCGCACGTGGTGCACCAGCGCGCGCCCCGGATGGTTGTCCGCGACCCACTCCCGGTCGGCGGCCGTGACCTCGTCGTCGGCCCACGCGAAATCCCGCCCGCCGGCCCACTGCACGATCTGCCGCGTCTTCCAGTGCAGGTTGAAGTGCATGTCCACGGCGTCCTCGGCCAGCGTCGTGGCCTGCCACTCCACCACCGGCAGCCGCGGCAGCCCCAGGCGCGGCGCGATCTCGTCGTTCGCTCCGTGTTCCCACGCGGTGGCCCAGA includes these proteins:
- a CDS encoding phosphotransferase, encoding MTETDTDTGLVGRLLAEQFPQWADLAIRRVESTGTDNAMFRLGGELCVRLPRIDGAVDSLRREQRWLPRLAARVPLAVPVALAVGELGDPAVDLLPAWNLFEGEARAAFRAALGVDDDTWERGRGWALSIALVALPYYTRLGTNPRIVADSWHDIDALLKDA
- a CDS encoding amidohydrolase, whose amino-acid sequence is MTNTALPDPDRPLPARVLLRGGVIHSPEEPFATAMLVEDGAVAWLGSDSAADVAHASSVDEIVELRGALVTPAFVDAHVHLTSTGLNLLSLDLHGAESLADALDRIAAFARSLPAGAMLRGQGWDDSKWPERRAPTLEELDRAVDGRPAYLSRVDVHSALASSALLAAVPQARGAVGFDGSAQLRQQAHHLVRKAAFDLMDAAERGAYQSAALRRAAELGIGAVHECGGPDISGEADFLQALAAGLELRGPEVFGYWGEFGAVQKASFLGAVGAGGDLFLDGAIGSHTACLSHAYADKDTLGASYASAEQVAAHVVECTQAGTQAGFHVIGDAAMATLLDGFDAAAAKVGRDALYRIGHRVEHAEMIPAGGIQRLLDFGIVASVQPAFDAAWGGADGMYVERLGAERARAMNPFAELQKAGVPLAFGSDAPVTPLDPWGTVRAAAFHQTPEQRISVRAAFAAHTRGGWRALGSRATATGVLRVGEPATYAVWDVAPEDVVVQAADERLSAWSTDPRSGVPGLPDLTPGRPLPTAARTVVRGRTVFDSGRLGEE
- a CDS encoding Lrp/AsnC family transcriptional regulator, with amino-acid sequence MDDIDKHIVAALVADGRMSYTDLGKLIGLSTSAVHQRVQKLEERGVLRGFRAVVDPEALGLSLTAFISVKPIDPAAPDDVPDRLKGLEEVEDCYSVAGDENYILKVRVGTPGQLESLLSRIRTAAEVSTRTTVVLSTPFEARTRGTTPA
- a CDS encoding MerR family transcriptional regulator — translated: MSADDTLYTIGDLARRTGLPVKTIRFYADAGVVPETGRTPAGYRVYDVGAVARLDLVRTLRELGVDLPTVRRVLAREATLAEVAAAHAEALDVQIRTLRLRRAVLGAVAARGASHQEMDLMHRIARMSDADRKRMIEDFVDSCFGGVDANPELVELVRAATPDLPDDATPEQVEAWIELAELTQDPDFRASVRRMAEYQAAERAAGDTTGLHEGLTALVRERIGRAVADGIGPESPAADPVIAELAAQYAATFGKPDDPALREWLWRRLEVAADPRVERYWRLLAAVNRWPEPEALGPVFDWFLRALRARMGRFGE